TCATGGGGCTGCTCCAGATGCCGCATGCTCCCGCCGCGCAGGCCGCCCCGGGCGACTCCCACTCGGTCGACGTGACCATCGACTCGATGACCCCCACCACGCCCACCAAGGGCGACACGGTCACCGTCTCCGGCACCCTCACCAACGACAGCCGCAGCACGATCACCGGCGCGCATGTCGGCATGCACCGTGGCGACGCCCTGGGCAGCCGGAGCGCCATCGAGGCGATGTCGCACCGCACCAGCGGCTATCTGCCGGGGGTGGACGGCCCCGAGGTCAAGGGACACAAGGAGAAGATCGACAAGCTGGAGCCCGGCGTCAGCCGCCCCTTCAGCCTCAGCGTCCCGGCCAAGGACCTCAATCTCTCCGACGACGGTGTGTATCAGCTCGGTATCTCACTGTCAGGGCGTTCGCAGGCGGATCCCTCCGAGCACGTCCTCGGCATCGACCGGACGTTCCTGCCCTGGCAGACCGCGGACGCCGGCAAGAAGACGCAGCTCACGTACCTGTGGCCGCTGGTCTCCTCCACCCACCTCACCGCCGAGACGGACGCCGACGCCCAGCAGACCCCGGTGTTCCGCAATGACGACCTCGCGGCCGAGCTCGCCCCCGGCGGCCGGCTGCAGCAGATGGTCGCGCTCAGCAAGAACCTGCCGGTGACCTTCGTCATCGACCCCGACCTGCTCGCCACCGTCGACGCGATGACCAAGTCGTACCGGGTCAACGGCCCGGACGGCCCGATGGGCAAGAACCAGGCGGTCGCCAAGCAGTGGCTGCACGACCTCGAAGAGGCGGTCAAGACGCACGAGGTCGTCGCGCTGCCGTTCGGCGACCCCGATCTGGCCGCGCTGGCCCACCACGGCAAGGGCGTGCCCAGCGCGCTCAGCCACCTCGGCCCGGCCACCGACCTCGCCGACAAGACCGTGGACACGATCCTCGGTGTGAAGCCGCGCACAGACTTCGCGTGGCCCGCGGACGGCGCGATCGACTCCTCCGTCGTCGATGTGGCCACCTCGGCCGGCGCACACAACGTGATCACCCGCAGCGACAGCCTCCGCGAGAACGGCCGGCTGTCCTACACCCCGACCGCGGCCCGCCCGATCGGCGGCGGCAACACCGCGATCGTGTCGGACGCCACGCTCTCCCGGGCCTTCGAAGGGGACATGGCGAAGGCCGGGGGCTCCTCGCACGCCGTGCAGGAGTTCCTCGCCCAGACCCAGATGGTCAGCCTCCAGGACCCCGACCGGCAGCGCAGCGTCGTCGTCGCGCCACAGCGCATGCCGTCGGTCAGCCAGGCCCAGGCGATGGCCACCGCGCTGCGGGAGCTGGAGGAGTCCGGCCGCTGGACCCAGTCGGTGAACCTCAGCGCCGCGGCCAAGGCCAAGCCCGATCCCGCCGCCAGCCGCAGCGTGCCGAGCGGCGCCGCCTACCCGTCCTCGCTGCGCAGGCAGGAACTCCCCACCGAGGCATTCCGGCAGATCCAGGGCACCCAGGCCGAGCTGGACGACTTCCAGGTCATCCTGGCCCAGCCGGAGCGGGTGGTGACGCCGTTCGGGAACGCCATGATGCGCGAGATGTCGACGCAGTGGCGGGGCCATGACTCCGGCGCGTCGGCGTTCCGTCACTCGGTGCGCAACTACCTCGACGGGCTCACCAAGAAGGTCCACCTGATCCAGAAGTCGGAGGCCACGCTCTCCGGGCGCAGCGCCACGATTCCGGTGACGGTCCAGAACAACCTGGTCCAGGGCGTCAAGAACATGACGCTGAAGCTGACCTCGTCCCAGCCCAACCGTCTGGACGCGGGAAAGTCCCAGCAGATCACCGTGGACGGCGGGCACAGCCAGTCGTTCAAGTTCGACACCACGGCCAACGCCAACGGTCGCGCGTGGGTCACCGCCCAGCTCTACACGGCGGACGGAAAGCCCTACGGTGAGCCCATGACGTTCCAGGTGAACGTCACGGAGATCACCGCCACAGTGATGCTCGTCATCGCGGGCGGTGTGCTGCTGCTCGTCCTGGCCGGCGTACGGATCTATCTCCAGCGCAAGCGGACCGGGAACCGGCCCGCCGAGGACGGCTCCGACGGCGGCACGGACACGGACGGAGACAACGGCGGCACGGACGGAGACGCTCCCGAGCAGCCGAGTGACCCCACGCCGGACACCGGTTCGGAAAGCTCCGACCCGTCCGGCTCAGGTGAGAAAGTGGACCGTTGATATATGGCGGGGCCGGATGGCCGGCGACGGATGAGGTGGGGCAGCGATGAATGCGCCGTACGACGGTGACCGGGGCCGGGGCGCCAATGGCGACCCCACGGGGCCGGTCCCTGCGACGCCCCAGTTCCCAGCGGATCAGGACCCCTTTCTGCAGGACACCTACCGCCACGACCCGCACCGCACGCAGGACCCGACGGCCCAGGACCCGGTGACCGAGGCGCGCTACGACCGCGCCGGGCAGCCGCCCCCGCCGCCGGGCCACGTCGGCCCCCCGCAGTACCAGCAGCCCGCTGCAGGCCGGCAGGCGCCCGACCCGCAGCAGTGGGCCTCGGCCCCGCCGCGCGGCCCGCAGGGCCCGGCCCACAACGCCCCGTACGGCGAGGACACCCCGACGACGCAGTTGCTGGGCGTCGACGAGCTGAGGAGCCAGGCCGGGGACGGACACCCGGAGCCCGACGCCTTCGCGCACCTCTACCGCGACCAGCAGCCCTACGACTCCCAGCGCCCGGCCCCGGCCGGTCCCCCCGTCGGTGCCGCCGTGCCCGGTACGGCACCCGGCCCGGAGGTCGTACCGCCGCAGCCGACGCCGGAGCCCGCCCCCGTGGCGGCGGCCGCCAAGCCCTCCGGCGGCCGTGCCTCCGGCCTGCTCAAGTCCAGTGCGGTGATGGCCGCGGGCACGATGGTCTCCCGTCTGACGGGTTTCATCCGCTCCGCGCTGATCGTCGCGGCGCTCGGCGGTGCGGTGCTCGGTGACTCCTGGCAGGTCGCCTACCAGCTCCCGACGATGATCTTCATCCTGACCATCGGCGGCGGTCTGAACTCCGTGTTCGTCCCGCAGTTGGTGCGAGCCATGAAGGAGGACGACGACGGCGGCGAGGCGTACGCCAACCGGCTGCTGACGCTGGTCATCGTGGTCCTCGGCGTGCTGACGGTGCTGGCGGTGTTCGCCGCGCCCCTCCTGGTGAAACTCGTCTCGTTCGACATCTCACGGGACCCGGCGGCCAACGAAGTCGCCGTCGCCTTCACCCGCTACTGCGTCCCCACGATCTTCTTCATGGGTCTGCACGTGGTGATGGGGCAGATCCTCAACGCCCGCGGCCGCTTCGGCGCGATGATGTGGACCCCGGTCCTCAACAACATCGTCATGATCGCCACCTTCGGCCTGTTCATCTGGGTCTACGGCACGGCGAAGACCTCGCACATCGGCGTCACCACCATCCCCGACGAGGGCATCCGGCTGCTGGGCATCGGCACGCTGCTCGGGCTGGTCGTCCAGGCACTGGCGATGATCCCGTACCTGCGCGACGCCAACTTCAAGCTCCGGCTGCGCTTCGACTGGCGCGGCCACGGGCTGGGCAAGGCCGCCAAGCTGGCCAAGTGGACCGTGCTGTTCGTCCTCGCCAACCAGGCCGGCGTCCTGGTCGTCACCCAGCTCTCCACCTGGGCCGGCAAGACCGCCGACCGGCAGGGGCACCCCGGCACCGGCTTCATCTCCTACGCCAGCGCCCAGCTGATCTGGAACATGCCGCAGGCGATCATCACGGTCTCCGTGATGGCGGCCCTGCTGCCGCGGCTGGCGCGCTCCGCCCACGACGGTGACACCGGGGCCGTCCGGGACGACATGTCGCAGGGGCTGCGCACCTCCGCCGTCGCGATCGTCCCGATCTCCTTCGGCTTCCTCTCCCTCGGCATCCCGCTGTGCACCCTGGTCTACGGCTCGTCCGGTGCCGGGATCCCGATGGGCTACATGCTGATGGCCTTCGGCATCGGCCTGATCCCGTTCTCGGTGCAGTACGTCGTCCTGCGCGCCTTCTACGCGTACGAGGACACCCGCACGCCCTTCTACAACACGGTGATCGTCGCGGCCGTCAACGCCGCGGCCTCCGGCCTCTGCTTCCTGATCCTGCCCGCGCGCTGGGCCGTCGTCGGCATGGCGGCCTCCTACGGCCTGGCCTACATCATCGGCGTGGGCGTGGCCTGGCGGCGCCTGGGCAAGCGCATGGACGGGGATCTCGACACCGCTCACGTCGTGCGGACCTACGCGCGGCTGGCCGGTGCCAGCATCCCGGCCACGATCATCTCCGGAGCCGTGGTGTACGCCATCATGCAGATGCTCGGCAGCGGTTTCGTCGGGTCACTGGCCGCCCTGGTCGCCGGTGCCGCCGCACTGCTGGCCGTGTTCTACCTGGCCGCACGCAAAATGCGCATCGAGGAAATGAACGCCCTGGTCGGCATGGTCCGGTCAAAGCTTGGGCGTTGATTGAGCACAACCATCGACTGCCACCGTGTGTCGTGCATAGTGGCGGACTGTGGGCACAATTGTCTTGGCTCATTGAGCCTGCAACGGATGGGGAGGCAGGAACGACGGTGGCGGAACGGAGCACGGCTGCCGTCGACGTGGCCGACACGAGCGGTGAGGAACCGCTGACCGCCAAGGCGGGCAAGGCCACGGACGACGGTGCTAAGGCCGAGAAGGTATCCGGCGGGGAAAAGGACGCCGCACGCGCCGAGGAGCAGCGTGCCGAGGCGGCCGAGGCCCAGCCACCGGAGCTGCACAGCGGCCACAAGCTCGCCAGACGCTACCGCCTCGAAGAGTGCGTCACCCGTCTGGACGGCTTCAGCAGCTGGCGTGCGGTCGACGAGAAGCTGCGCCGGGCCGTCGGCGTGCACATCCTGCCCGCCGACCATCCCCGAGCCCGGCCGGTGCTCTCCGCCGCCCGTTCCTCGGCGTTGCTCGGCGACCCCCGGTTCGTCCAGGTCCTCGACGCCGTCGAGGAGAACGACCTCGTCTACGTCGTCCACGAGTGGCTGCCGGACGCCACCGAGCTGACCACCGTGCTCGCCAACGGTCCGCTGGAGCCGCACGACGCCTACCAGCTCGTCAGCCAGGTCTCCCAGGCCATGGCCGCCGCGCACCGCGAGGGCCTGGCCCACCTGCGGATCACCCCCGGCTCGGTGCTGCGCACGGAATCCGGGCAGTACCGCATCCGCGGTCTGGCCGTCATGGCGGCACTGCGCGGCATCACCTGCGAGCACCCGCAGCGCACGGACACCGAGGCGATCGGGGCCCTGCTGTACGCCGCGCTGACCCAGCGCTGGCCCTACGAGAACGACGCCCACGGCCTGACCGGCCTGCCCAAGGGCGTCGGGCTGATCGCGCCCGACCAGGTGCGCGCCGGCGTCCACCGCGGGCTGTCCGAGCTCGCGATGCGCGCGCTGATCAACGACGGCGCCACGGCGTCCCGTCAGGAGCAGCCCTGCACCACCCCGGAGGAGCTGGCCAAGGCCGTTGCGGCCATGCCGCGCATCCGGCCCCCGGAGACCGCGTTCAGCACCCCGCCGCCATACCAGCGCACGGGCTACCAGCAGGGCAGCTACCGGCAGCCGGCGACGCACAGCCGGCCGTCCGGCCTGGCCACGCAGCCGGTCCCCACGCCTCCGCCGCCGCTGCAGAGCCGTACCGGCCGGGCGCTGAAGTGGTCCGTTTCCGCGCTGCTCATCGCCGCTCTGGGGCTGGGCAGCTGGCAGCTGGCGGACACGCTGCTGAAGCGGGAGAAGGACCAGGACGACCCCGGTAACTCGCACACGAGCGGGGGCAGCGACAAGAAGCCGGGCGGCAAGCCGATCAAGATCGCGGACGCTGTCGAGTACTACCCGGACGGCCAGCCGCAGCACGCCGACCAGGCGCAGTACACACACGACGGGAATGCCGGCACGTACTGGCGCAGCAAGAGCTACCGCGAGGGCCCGGATCTCAATCCGGCCTACAAGAAGGGCGTCGGCCTCGTCTTCGACCTCGGTTCGAAGCAGCAGATAAGCAGCGCGTCGATCGGGCTGCACTACATCGGTGATCACACCACCGTGACGCTGTACGCGGCCGATTCGCTGTCCCCGTCCGAGCCGCTGAGCTCGATGCAGAAGCTCGGGTCGGGCCAGTCCTCGGGATCGAGCGCGAAGGTCAATCTGAAGCAGCCGGCGAAGGCCCGCTACGTCGTCGCGTGGATCACCGCGATGCCCTACGCGCCGGGCGACGAGTTCAGCGACGCCGGATACAAGCAGGGTGTGACTGAGGTGACGTTCGCCAACTGACCAGGCGGCGAACGCAACCGCCGTCGCGGACAGTGAGCGGGGCTCCGGCCGGATATCTGGCCGAAGCCCCGCATTTACTTTCCTGACCTGGCGGGCTTCAATGGGACCGAGATCAGGCAGCTACGGCCGGGGGGCCCGTGTCCACCGACAGCGACAAGGCTTCGACACCAACCGACGCCGATCTCCTTGCGCTGCATGTAAAGGGCGACCCCGATGCCTTCGGGGAGATCGTTCGGCGGCACCGCGACCGGCTCTGGGCCGTGGCATTGCGCACCCTCGGTGACCGCGAGGAAGCCGCCGACGCCGTGCAGGACGCGCTGGTCTCCGCCTATCGCGCCGCCCACACCTTCCGCGGCCAGTCCGCCGTGACGACCTGGCTGCACCGCATCACCGTCAACGCCTGCCTGGACCGGGCCCGCAAGGCCGCCTCCCGGCGCACCTCACCGGTCGCCGAAACCGAGCGGCTGGAGCAGCTCCTCGAACCCGAGGAATCCGCGGAGGCTCCCGCTGAGCGCCAAGACCTCCACCGCGAGCTGTTCCGCGCGCTGCGCACCCTGCCCGAGGAGCAGCGTGCCGCGCTGGTCCTCGTCGATATGCAGGGCTATCCGGTGGCGGAGGCCGCCGAGATCCTCGACATCCCGACCGGAACGGTGAAAAGCCGCTGCGCACGAGGCCGTGCCCGACTCCTTCCCTTGGTCACCCATCTGCGCGCTGATGGCGGGGGTAGCGAACCCGCGAGCCGGGGAAGGAACCGGGCGCAGGGGACATCCGTCCCACCGACGGCAGGACCCAAGGACTCAGGTGCCGTGAAGGGCGGAGGTGGGCGAGCGTGACGTCGACGACCGGCACGGATGAGCACCCGGAGGTCTCCGAGATCTCCGATCTCACGGATGGGCTGCTCTCCCCCTCCCGCACCGCGGATTTGCGCGACCACCTCGCCACGTGCGCGCTGTGCGACGACGTCTACGCCTCCCTGGAAGAGATCCGGGGCCTGCTCGGCACGCTGCCGGGCCCGACACGCATGCCGGCCGATGTTGCCGGGCGTATCGATGCCGCTCTCGCTGCTGAGGCGCTGCTGGACCGCACCACCGCAGGGGCCGGAGGCCATGTTTCACGTGTAACAGCCACCACCCCGGTCTCCGTTTCACGTGAAACCGATGTCGAGGCTCCCGGCCACCCGGCCCCGGTCTCTCGGCCCGCCGGGCGGCCTCGGGGCGCTACGGGGCCGGGCCGCCAGACACCGCACGGCCGCGCCTCCCGCGCGCGGCGCTGGCCCCGGGTCCTGCTGGGCACCGCGGCCGCCGCGGCGGTCCTCAGCTTCGGCGGTCTGCTCATCCAGAACGCCGCCCTGGACGGCACGCAGGCAGAGCGGCC
The sequence above is a segment of the Streptomyces lydicus genome. Coding sequences within it:
- a CDS encoding DUF6049 family protein produces the protein MAEAAGFQVTERPRGRWLRRTVTLLTGAPLLMGLLQMPHAPAAQAAPGDSHSVDVTIDSMTPTTPTKGDTVTVSGTLTNDSRSTITGAHVGMHRGDALGSRSAIEAMSHRTSGYLPGVDGPEVKGHKEKIDKLEPGVSRPFSLSVPAKDLNLSDDGVYQLGISLSGRSQADPSEHVLGIDRTFLPWQTADAGKKTQLTYLWPLVSSTHLTAETDADAQQTPVFRNDDLAAELAPGGRLQQMVALSKNLPVTFVIDPDLLATVDAMTKSYRVNGPDGPMGKNQAVAKQWLHDLEEAVKTHEVVALPFGDPDLAALAHHGKGVPSALSHLGPATDLADKTVDTILGVKPRTDFAWPADGAIDSSVVDVATSAGAHNVITRSDSLRENGRLSYTPTAARPIGGGNTAIVSDATLSRAFEGDMAKAGGSSHAVQEFLAQTQMVSLQDPDRQRSVVVAPQRMPSVSQAQAMATALRELEESGRWTQSVNLSAAAKAKPDPAASRSVPSGAAYPSSLRRQELPTEAFRQIQGTQAELDDFQVILAQPERVVTPFGNAMMREMSTQWRGHDSGASAFRHSVRNYLDGLTKKVHLIQKSEATLSGRSATIPVTVQNNLVQGVKNMTLKLTSSQPNRLDAGKSQQITVDGGHSQSFKFDTTANANGRAWVTAQLYTADGKPYGEPMTFQVNVTEITATVMLVIAGGVLLLVLAGVRIYLQRKRTGNRPAEDGSDGGTDTDGDNGGTDGDAPEQPSDPTPDTGSESSDPSGSGEKVDR
- the murJ gene encoding murein biosynthesis integral membrane protein MurJ; the encoded protein is MNAPYDGDRGRGANGDPTGPVPATPQFPADQDPFLQDTYRHDPHRTQDPTAQDPVTEARYDRAGQPPPPPGHVGPPQYQQPAAGRQAPDPQQWASAPPRGPQGPAHNAPYGEDTPTTQLLGVDELRSQAGDGHPEPDAFAHLYRDQQPYDSQRPAPAGPPVGAAVPGTAPGPEVVPPQPTPEPAPVAAAAKPSGGRASGLLKSSAVMAAGTMVSRLTGFIRSALIVAALGGAVLGDSWQVAYQLPTMIFILTIGGGLNSVFVPQLVRAMKEDDDGGEAYANRLLTLVIVVLGVLTVLAVFAAPLLVKLVSFDISRDPAANEVAVAFTRYCVPTIFFMGLHVVMGQILNARGRFGAMMWTPVLNNIVMIATFGLFIWVYGTAKTSHIGVTTIPDEGIRLLGIGTLLGLVVQALAMIPYLRDANFKLRLRFDWRGHGLGKAAKLAKWTVLFVLANQAGVLVVTQLSTWAGKTADRQGHPGTGFISYASAQLIWNMPQAIITVSVMAALLPRLARSAHDGDTGAVRDDMSQGLRTSAVAIVPISFGFLSLGIPLCTLVYGSSGAGIPMGYMLMAFGIGLIPFSVQYVVLRAFYAYEDTRTPFYNTVIVAAVNAAASGLCFLILPARWAVVGMAASYGLAYIIGVGVAWRRLGKRMDGDLDTAHVVRTYARLAGASIPATIISGAVVYAIMQMLGSGFVGSLAALVAGAAALLAVFYLAARKMRIEEMNALVGMVRSKLGR
- a CDS encoding protein kinase family protein yields the protein MAERSTAAVDVADTSGEEPLTAKAGKATDDGAKAEKVSGGEKDAARAEEQRAEAAEAQPPELHSGHKLARRYRLEECVTRLDGFSSWRAVDEKLRRAVGVHILPADHPRARPVLSAARSSALLGDPRFVQVLDAVEENDLVYVVHEWLPDATELTTVLANGPLEPHDAYQLVSQVSQAMAAAHREGLAHLRITPGSVLRTESGQYRIRGLAVMAALRGITCEHPQRTDTEAIGALLYAALTQRWPYENDAHGLTGLPKGVGLIAPDQVRAGVHRGLSELAMRALINDGATASRQEQPCTTPEELAKAVAAMPRIRPPETAFSTPPPYQRTGYQQGSYRQPATHSRPSGLATQPVPTPPPPLQSRTGRALKWSVSALLIAALGLGSWQLADTLLKREKDQDDPGNSHTSGGSDKKPGGKPIKIADAVEYYPDGQPQHADQAQYTHDGNAGTYWRSKSYREGPDLNPAYKKGVGLVFDLGSKQQISSASIGLHYIGDHTTVTLYAADSLSPSEPLSSMQKLGSGQSSGSSAKVNLKQPAKARYVVAWITAMPYAPGDEFSDAGYKQGVTEVTFAN
- the sigM gene encoding RNA polymerase sigma factor SigM codes for the protein MSTDSDKASTPTDADLLALHVKGDPDAFGEIVRRHRDRLWAVALRTLGDREEAADAVQDALVSAYRAAHTFRGQSAVTTWLHRITVNACLDRARKAASRRTSPVAETERLEQLLEPEESAEAPAERQDLHRELFRALRTLPEEQRAALVLVDMQGYPVAEAAEILDIPTGTVKSRCARGRARLLPLVTHLRADGGGSEPASRGRNRAQGTSVPPTAGPKDSGAVKGGGGRA